The following coding sequences are from one Devosia yakushimensis window:
- a CDS encoding PAS domain-containing protein encodes MQTSTRTLYDYWNAIRGSRSAPDRKDIDPTRIREALANTFILEFDEAEKFSFRLAGSHLCTSYCRELKGRSFNDLWHERDRDAMDTLIRAVTEDHAVALVTFQGTTALHTKVSFETILMPLRHNGSTHTRLLGAMTALEEPYWLGVQPILEQRITGLRLIWPDDVAMEETVREVATNVGNDGGYMSAASPMPIPATLYGRSARRYAHLAVIDGGRSK; translated from the coding sequence ATGCAGACCAGCACCCGGACCCTCTACGATTATTGGAACGCCATCCGCGGGTCCCGCAGCGCTCCCGACCGCAAGGATATCGATCCCACGCGCATTCGCGAAGCACTCGCCAATACCTTTATTCTCGAATTCGACGAGGCCGAGAAGTTCTCTTTCCGCCTGGCCGGTTCGCACCTGTGCACAAGTTACTGCCGCGAGCTCAAGGGGCGCTCGTTCAATGACCTCTGGCACGAGCGCGACCGCGACGCCATGGATACCCTGATCCGCGCCGTCACCGAGGATCACGCCGTGGCTCTCGTCACCTTCCAGGGCACCACAGCGCTGCACACCAAGGTTTCCTTCGAAACCATTCTCATGCCCCTGCGCCACAATGGCTCCACCCACACCCGCCTGCTCGGCGCCATGACGGCGCTCGAAGAGCCCTATTGGCTGGGCGTGCAGCCCATTCTCGAGCAGCGCATCACCGGCCTGCGCCTGATCTGGCCCGACGATGTGGCCATGGAAGAAACCGTGCGCGAAGTCGCCACTAATGTCGGCAATGACGGCGGCTATATGAGCGCCGCCTCCCCCATGCCGATTCCCGCCACGCTCTATGGCCGCAGCGCCCGCCGCTATGCCCATCTGGCGGTGATCGACGGCGGTCGCAGTAAGTAA
- a CDS encoding rhomboid family intramembrane serine protease: MMVEQGETPGQPGREPVFLLPISVTALAGVMAAIHLASTFVLNQQGYNDFILWFAFLPLRIVVAGSDLAAAVPLIWTPFSHALIHGGWDHLLVNVAWLAIFATPVARRYGAGPMLAIFFVSAAAGAAFFAATTLYSGAYLIGASGGVSGLTGAAVRFIFQPVIVAQHPETGERMVMGRHLAGFGDLMRDARARTFIIIWVVLNAAVPVLPLLTGTAIGVAWQAHLGGFFAGILLVGLFERKGR, encoded by the coding sequence ATGATGGTTGAACAAGGCGAGACACCAGGCCAGCCGGGCCGGGAGCCGGTCTTTCTGCTGCCTATATCGGTGACGGCGCTGGCCGGTGTCATGGCAGCGATTCACCTGGCATCAACCTTCGTGCTTAACCAGCAGGGTTATAACGACTTCATCCTGTGGTTCGCTTTCCTGCCGCTGCGGATTGTGGTGGCGGGCAGTGATCTGGCGGCGGCGGTGCCGCTGATCTGGACCCCGTTCAGCCATGCGCTGATCCATGGCGGCTGGGATCACCTGCTGGTCAATGTGGCCTGGCTGGCGATTTTCGCGACGCCGGTGGCGCGGCGCTATGGGGCAGGGCCGATGCTGGCGATATTTTTCGTCTCCGCTGCGGCAGGAGCGGCGTTCTTTGCGGCGACGACACTCTATTCGGGGGCCTATCTGATCGGGGCGTCAGGCGGGGTTTCCGGGCTGACCGGGGCGGCGGTGCGGTTCATCTTCCAGCCGGTCATCGTGGCCCAGCACCCCGAAACAGGCGAGCGGATGGTCATGGGGCGGCATCTGGCGGGTTTTGGCGATCTCATGCGGGATGCACGCGCGCGGACGTTCATCATCATCTGGGTGGTGCTCAATGCCGCCGTGCCGGTGCTGCCGCTGCTGACGGGGACCGCCATTGGCGTGGCCTGGCAGGCGCATCTGGGCGGGTTTTTTGCGGGGATTTTGCTGGTGGGGCTGTTTGAGCGGAAGGGGCGGTAG
- the hisI gene encoding phosphoribosyl-AMP cyclohydrolase — MSITFADPTALTHDELEEGTAFAPRFDAAGLVTVVTIEASSKDVLMLAHMNAEALALTLETGIAHYWSRSRNKIWKKGETSGELQKLVELRTDCDQDALVMTVEQTGRGAACHTGRKSCFYRAVEVAGGSVALKDLGLPRLFDPAKVY, encoded by the coding sequence ATGAGCATCACCTTCGCCGATCCCACCGCCCTCACCCATGACGAGTTGGAAGAAGGCACCGCCTTCGCCCCGCGTTTCGACGCGGCGGGCCTTGTCACCGTTGTCACCATCGAAGCCTCAAGCAAGGACGTGTTGATGCTCGCCCATATGAATGCCGAGGCCCTGGCCCTGACGCTCGAAACCGGCATCGCCCATTACTGGTCCCGCTCGCGCAACAAGATCTGGAAAAAGGGCGAAACCTCTGGCGAATTGCAGAAGCTGGTCGAACTGCGCACCGATTGCGACCAGGACGCCCTGGTCATGACGGTCGAGCAAACCGGCCGCGGCGCCGCCTGCCACACCGGCCGCAAATCCTGCTTCTACCGCGCGGTGGAAGTGGCCGGAGGGAGTGTGGCCCTCAAAGACCTCGGCCTTCCCCGCCTGTTCGATCCGGCCAAGGTTTACTGA
- a CDS encoding DUF1801 domain-containing protein has product MSEQQSLASAPPVPEPVAQALARYPEPVQRRLLTVRELIFATAAQTTGVGPLTETLKWGEPAYLTETSRSGSTIRLGMVRSAPDKCAVLFNCQTSLIDTFRAHFADDFTFDGNRALLLPSTGSVPAEPLALCLRAALTYHLAQRPRPR; this is encoded by the coding sequence ATGTCCGAACAGCAGTCACTCGCCAGCGCCCCGCCAGTCCCCGAACCAGTGGCCCAAGCCCTGGCGCGCTATCCCGAGCCAGTGCAACGGCGCCTGCTGACCGTCCGCGAGCTGATCTTCGCCACCGCTGCCCAAACCACCGGCGTCGGTCCCCTGACTGAAACGCTGAAATGGGGCGAACCCGCCTATCTCACCGAGACCAGCCGTAGCGGCTCCACGATCCGGCTCGGCATGGTCCGCTCCGCGCCGGACAAATGCGCGGTCCTGTTCAACTGCCAGACCAGCCTGATCGATACCTTCCGCGCCCATTTCGCCGATGATTTCACCTTCGACGGCAACCGCGCCCTCCTGCTGCCCAGCACCGGCTCCGTCCCGGCCGAACCATTGGCCCTCTGCCTACGCGCCGCCCTGACCTATCACCTAGCGCAGCGCCCTCGCCCGCGCTAA
- the folE gene encoding GTP cyclohydrolase I FolE, protein MDARVKPPFPLSRPANAPARPTREEAEAAVRTLIAWAGDDPTREGLLDTPRRVAKAYGELYAGYDKDPKAILNRTFKEVGGYDDIVLVRDIPFSSHCEHHMVPFVGKAHIAYLPHDGVVGLSKLARLVEVFARRLQTQENLTAQIIDALNENLGPRGAAVMLEAEHMCMSMRGIHAHGVSTITHRFTGVFAEDRQEQDRFFAMVGKR, encoded by the coding sequence ATGGATGCCCGCGTCAAGCCGCCTTTTCCCCTGTCCCGGCCGGCAAATGCGCCCGCTCGTCCCACCAGGGAAGAAGCCGAGGCGGCCGTTCGCACCCTGATCGCCTGGGCCGGCGACGACCCCACGCGCGAAGGCCTGCTCGATACGCCGCGCCGTGTCGCCAAGGCCTATGGCGAACTCTATGCCGGCTACGACAAAGACCCCAAAGCCATCCTCAACCGCACCTTCAAGGAAGTCGGCGGCTATGACGATATTGTCCTCGTCCGCGACATTCCCTTCAGCTCCCATTGCGAACACCACATGGTGCCATTCGTCGGCAAGGCCCACATCGCCTACCTGCCCCATGATGGTGTGGTCGGCCTGTCCAAGCTCGCGCGCCTCGTCGAAGTCTTCGCCCGGCGCCTGCAGACCCAGGAAAACCTCACCGCGCAGATCATCGACGCGCTGAACGAGAACCTCGGCCCCCGCGGTGCCGCCGTCATGCTCGAAGCCGAGCATATGTGCATGTCCATGCGCGGTATCCACGCCCACGGCGTCTCCACCATCACCCACCGCTTCACCGGCGTCTTCGCCGAAGACCGCCAGGAACAAGACCGCTTCTTCGCCATGGTCGGCAAGCGCTAG